In Clostridiaceae bacterium, the following are encoded in one genomic region:
- the fliG gene encoding flagellar motor switch protein FliG encodes MIRTSQSRKIKSGKEKAAMLLIALGPEKSARIFRYLKEEEIEQLTLEIANIRTVAPEEKEAVLEEFYQLCIAQEYIAEGGISYAKEVLEKALGTQKALEIINKLTASLQVRPFDFVKKADPSQLLNFIQKEHPQTIALILAYLHPQQAAAILSALPQDKQVDVAKRIAVMDRTSPEIIKEVERILEKNLSTLVVEDYTVAGGIQSIVDILNSVDRGTEKNIMETLEIEDLELAEEIKKRMFVFEDIITLDNRSIQRFLREVDNNQLAIALKGATEEVQKVVYANMSKRLVEMIKEDIEYMGPVRLKDVEEAQQKIVNIIRRLEDEGEIIISRGGGDEIIV; translated from the coding sequence AATTGCCTTAGGACCTGAAAAATCAGCCAGGATTTTCAGGTATTTAAAAGAAGAAGAAATAGAACAATTAACACTTGAGATAGCTAATATAAGGACTGTGGCTCCGGAAGAAAAAGAAGCAGTATTAGAGGAGTTTTATCAGTTATGTATAGCTCAGGAATATATAGCTGAGGGTGGCATAAGCTATGCAAAAGAAGTACTTGAAAAGGCTCTTGGTACCCAAAAAGCACTCGAAATTATAAATAAACTGACAGCCTCTCTCCAGGTAAGGCCTTTTGATTTTGTTAAAAAGGCTGATCCTTCCCAATTACTTAATTTTATTCAAAAAGAGCACCCTCAAACCATTGCTCTTATACTAGCTTACCTGCATCCACAACAAGCAGCAGCAATCCTTTCTGCTCTTCCACAGGATAAACAGGTCGATGTTGCTAAAAGAATCGCAGTAATGGACCGCACTTCACCTGAAATCATAAAAGAAGTTGAAAGGATCTTAGAAAAAAATCTGTCTACTCTTGTGGTGGAAGATTATACTGTAGCAGGTGGTATACAATCAATTGTAGATATATTAAACAGTGTTGACAGGGGAACCGAGAAAAATATTATGGAAACCCTTGAAATAGAAGATCTTGAACTCGCTGAAGAAATTAAGAAAAGAATGTTCGTATTTGAAGATATCATCACATTGGACAACAGATCTATCCAGAGGTTCCTTAGAGAAGTTGATAACAATCAACTCGCTATTGCACTTAAAGGAGCTACGGAGGAAGTTCAAAAAGTTGTTTATGCAAATATGTCCAAGCGGTTAGTTGAAATGATAAAAGAAGACATAGAGTATATGGGTCCTGTAAGGTTAAAAGATGTAGAAGAAGCACAGCAGAAAATTGTGAATATCATAAGAAGACTTGAGGATGAAGGAGAAATAATAATATCAAGAGGCGGAGGAGATGAGATAATTGTCTAA
- a CDS encoding flagellar biosynthesis protein, protein MSNKVFKRDQVCLGSPFRVGIPIYYNDDNPEEKYKVSELKESYYSANLNRTYNDLLENARKQAESIINDAQCEASAIIDDAVEESKIKAFKIEEDARRKGYEKGFQEGLEEGRKKYRNLILELQKERQCARDDYKRVVKNIEADAVYLVLEISKKIIGEEISVRKELILELIRQGFEKSMYKDSLVLKVSPEDYQFVTENKNALCAAVPGMGELEIRSDPNLHSASCIIETPQGTVDAGLETRFSRIEELFKKILAVEK, encoded by the coding sequence TTGTCTAATAAGGTATTTAAACGCGATCAGGTATGTTTGGGCTCACCTTTCAGGGTTGGCATTCCTATATATTATAATGATGATAATCCGGAAGAAAAGTATAAAGTTTCTGAGTTGAAAGAGTCTTATTATTCAGCGAACCTAAACAGAACATATAATGATTTGCTGGAAAATGCCAGAAAACAGGCAGAATCAATTATTAACGATGCCCAATGTGAAGCTTCCGCCATAATTGATGATGCGGTCGAAGAAAGCAAGATAAAAGCCTTTAAAATAGAAGAAGATGCCAGGCGTAAAGGTTATGAAAAAGGATTTCAGGAAGGTTTGGAAGAAGGAAGAAAGAAGTACAGAAACCTGATTTTGGAACTTCAGAAAGAAAGGCAATGTGCAAGAGATGACTATAAGAGAGTCGTTAAAAATATTGAAGCTGATGCTGTCTACCTGGTACTGGAGATTTCAAAAAAAATAATAGGCGAAGAAATCTCGGTGAGAAAGGAATTAATTCTGGAATTAATAAGACAGGGATTTGAAAAATCCATGTATAAAGATAGTCTTGTTCTTAAGGTATCTCCTGAAGATTATCAATTTGTTACCGAAAATAAAAATGCACTTTGTGCCGCAGTTCCAGGAATGGGAGAACTGGAGATAAGAAGTGACCCGAACCTCCATTCTGCTTCATGTATTATTGAAACACCACAGGGCACTGTAGATGCAGGGTTAGAAACAAGGTTTTCAAGAATTGAGGAATTATTCAAAAAAATTCTGGCAGTAGAAAAATAA